From one Babesia bovis T2Bo chromosome 3, whole genome shotgun sequence genomic stretch:
- a CDS encoding putative pyruvate kinase, with translation MATMKDILGVEAAQLCDISLDTIRRPIQKNDLQNKHTHIVCTMGPALVSSDAIVELIDAGMNICRFNFSHGDHVSQKQMLDKVREAMAKRPNANIGLLLDTKGPEIRTGLLKDHKAITLVHGQSLKITTDYTIEGDNECISCSYPMLTTSVKVGGIILIADGSLSCEVTEVHDKHIVVKVLNNATIGERKNMNLPGVKVELPVLGEKDINDIVNFAVPHNFDFIALSFAQSADDIKLCRKVLGEAGKHIKIIPKIENVEGLIHFDAILDEADGVMVARGDLGMEIPLEKVCMAQKYMIKKCNEKSKPVITATQMLESMINNPRPTRAESCDVANAVMDGTDCVMLSGESANGKYPALCVQHMAKLCFEAESCSAYRKLFGKAIAETKTKVSDEEALARSAALLSMELHAAAIVCVSDDDKIIRHISKCRPVCPVFSYSPEPHVVKYMSVCRGVRAKCAPKLSNQEADVAAAVASAKEAGTVNAGDSVVVVYAVGGTISTGNNSIRVVKA, from the coding sequence ATGGCAACCATGAAAGACATTTTGGGTGTAGAAGCTGCCCAGCTCTGCGATATCTCGCTAGACACCATTCGTAGACCCATTCAAAAAAATGACCTTCAAAATAAACACACGCATATTGTATGCACTATGGGTCCCGCCCTGGTGTCATCCGACGCCATAGTAGAACTCATCGACGCTGGTATGAATATTTGCCGCTTCAATTTCTCACATGGAGATCATGTATCACAGAAACAAATGCTTGACAAAGTTCGCGAAGCTATGGCTAAACGCCCAAACGCCAACATCGGCCTTTTGCTCGATACGAAGGGACCGGAAATCAGAACTGGCTTACTCAAGGATCACAAAGCCATTACACTTGTACATGGTCAAAGCCTTAAGATCACCACCGACTACACAATTGAAGGTGACAACGAATGCATATCATGCTCTTACCCAATGCTTACTACTTCGGTCAAGGTTGGTGGCATTATCCTCATTGCTGATGGAAGCTTATCCTGTGAAGTCACTGAAGTCCACGACAAGCACATTGTTGTGAAGGTACTTAACAATGCAACCATTGGTGAAAGGAAAAATATGAACCTTCCAGGCGTAAAGGTGGAACTTCCGGTCCTCGGAGAGAAAGATATCAACGACATCGTCAACTTTGCCGTGCCACACAACTTCGACTTCATTGCTCTCTCTTTCGCCCAATCAGCTGATGATATTAAACTGTGCAGGAAGGTACTCGGAGAAGCAGGCAAACACATTAAGATTATCCCTAAGATAGAAAACGTAGAAGGACTTATTCACTTCGATGCTATCCTCGACGAGGCCGATGGTGTCATGGTTGCCAGAGGTGATTTGGGTATGGAAATCCCACTTGAAAAGGTTTGCATGGCCCAAAAGTATATGATTAAGAAGTGTAACGAAAAGTCGAAGCCAGTCATCACTGCAACGCAAATGCTGGAATCTATGATCAACAACCCAAGGCCAACCAGAGCTGAGTCATGTGATGTCGCCAACGCTGTAATGGATGGAACTGACTGTGTCATGCTTTCGGGTGAATCAGCTAACGGAAAATATCCAGCACTTTGTGTACAGCATATGGCGAAGCTATGTTTCGAGGCCGAGAGCTGTTCCGCTTACCGTAAGCTATTCGGCAAGGCCATTGCCGAAACCAAAACTAAAGTGTCTGATGAGGAGGCTCTCGCTCGCTCAGCAGCACTTCTGTCAATGGAGCTCCATGCTGCTGCCATAGTCTGCGTAAGCGATGACGACAAAATTATTCGTCACATTTCCAAGTGCAGACCTGTTTGCCCAGTATTTTCGTACTCGCCCGAACCACATGTGGTTAAGTACATGAGCGTATGTCGCGGAGTAAGAGCCAAATGTGCACCAAAATTGTCTAACCAGGAAGCCGATGTTGCCGCTGCTGTTGCTAGTGCCAAGGAAGCTGGCACTGTTAATGCTGGTGATAGCGTTGTTGTTGTCTACGCTGTTGGAGGTACCATATCTACTGGAAATAACTCAATCCGCGTTGTCAAGGCCTAA
- a CDS encoding kelch repeat containing protein, whose amino-acid sequence MTKSKSEAKAKLLAEKREKQERKARKKLLKSTKEADISNIIKSYRYTHSISDKGRLVEVEGGRPTPRASATFTPWLNDQAILFGGEFYDGVEVTVYNDAFIYNGAKNEWRLVDTAAKPPPRCAHQATVYGNYLYIFGGEYTTLNQFHHFNDMHRLCLKSHIWEPVEMTGQVPTSRSGHRMVTWNGHWVLFGGFHDTTREIHYYNDLYLFSFKDCSWKRVCQRRFAGAIPEPRAACILLAPKNANKILMFGGFTKVKDTDKSVAGQYHHDSWLINMDLVLQEDMLVWEKISTKSRPGYSIGFGVANYKTFGVVFGGVSDSDSGGTSLKSTFYNNCYSINVEQKKWYPIVTNDNTENSGDMENEETLAKKMSNVTLAASPPPRMNSHVVVFGNTMYVYGGIVEQGSVEMTLSDMWSFDLLKKDGWKCIDQGYNFRDVYKGEIDMEEESESDEDIPSEEDEDVDMSSDDYMSDSSEDE is encoded by the exons ATGACTAAAAGCAAGTCAGAGGCCAAAGCTAAGCTTCTTGCTGAAAAACGTGAGAAGCAAGAGCGGAAGGCACGTAAAAAGCTTCTGAAATCCACCAAAGAAGctgatatatcaaatatcaTCAAGAGCTACCGATACACACACAGTATAAGTGATAAAGGCAGACTCGTTGAAGTGGAAGGTGGCCGTCCAACACCCAGAGCAAGCGCCACCTTCACACCTTGGCTAAA CGACCAAGCGATACTCTTCGGTGGTGAATTCTATGACGGTGTAGAAGTCACTGTATACAACGATGCATTCATCTACAATGGCGCCAAGAACGAATGGCGCCTGGTAGATACTGCTGCCAAACCACCTCCCAGGTGCGCCCATCAAGCAACTGTCTACGG AAACTACCTTTATATATTCGGAGGAGAATACACTACGCTGAATCAGTTCCATCATTTCAATGACATGCATAGGCTATGTCTAAAATCGCATATTTGGGAGCCTGTAGAGATGACAGGTCAAGTGCCAACGTCACGCAGTGGCCACAGGATG GTAACCTGGAATGGTCACTGGGTTCTCTTCGGCGGCTTCCACGATACAACACGCGAAATCCATTACTACAATGATCTCTACTTATTTTCGTTTAAGGATTGCTCCTGGAAAAGAGTTTGCCAACGCCGGTTTGCAGGTGCTATTCCAGAACCGCGAGCTGCGTGCATATTACTGGCACCTAAAAATG CTAACAAGATACTCATGTTTGGAGGCTTTACCAAGGTAAAGGATACAGACAAAAGTGTGGCAGGACAGTATCACCAT GATTCTTGGCTAATAAACATGGACCTTGTCCTCCAAGAAGATATGCTTGTATGGGAAAAAATCAGTACTAAAAGCAGACCTGGCTACTCTATAG GGTTTGGCGTTGCCAACTACAAGACTTTCGGAGTTGTATTTGGAGGTGTATCAGACTCCGATTCCGGAGGGACGTCATTAAAGTCTACGTTCTACAACAACTGCTACTCAATCAACGTCGAGCAGAA GAAATGGTACCCTATTGTAACAAACGATAACACGGAAAATAGCGGAGATATGGAAAATGAGGAAACCCTTGCGA AAAAGATGAGTAACGTGACACTGGCTGCAAGCCCACCGCCCAGAATGAACTCGCATGTAGTAGTATTTGGGAACACCATGTACGTGTATGGCGGTATCGTTGAACAAGGATCCGTTGAAATGACACTGAGCGACATGTGGTCATTTGACTTGTTAAAGAA GGATGGGTGGAAATGCATAGATCAAGGATATAACTTCCGGGATGTATACAAGGGTGAAATAGATATGGAAGAAGAGTCGGAATCAGATGAAGATATTCCAAGCGAAGAAGACGAAGATGTAGATATGTCTTCAGATGATTACATGTCAGATTCCTCGGAAGATGAATAA
- a CDS encoding large subunit ribosomal protein L46 family protein, translated as MLRCVPKFAGARALTEHCGWKVQLALCVDRQPTEYVEPPEDKAYREFIEAWNSATRNQLKVPRLSTIESKITHKITPSKEKLVTKADKESATNIEVSGELDTLLAGEISLVPTRRRSKRGDQEVKKVEKVNVDNDVRNVERLSKEWLFLLVKHKVHGWNLPTTDLYHGEGLRQTLKRICVEQLGNEYNPYFIGYAPFLYRTIPFDKLDEQIDIKGNKVFYFRARHIPGTTLNINTEDNHIIDHAWFTLEEVANKVNDHRLIQALPILQNGVP; from the exons ATGTTACGCTGTGTACCCAAGTTTGCAGGCGCCAGGGCACTCACGGAACACTGTGGATGGAAGGTACAACTCGCTCTATGCGTGGACAGACAACCAACTGAATACGTAGAACCGCCAGAAGATAAAGCATATAGGGAGTTCATTGAAGCGTGGAACTCGGCAACGCGCAACCAGCTAAAAGTGCCACGTCTGTCTACCATAGAAAGCAAAATTACACATAAGATCACACCTTCAAAGGAAAAACTCGTCACTAAAGCGGACAAGGAGTCTGCAACTAACATAGAGGTGTCAGGTGAACTTGATACTCTTCTAGCTGGAGAAATTTCTTTGGTACCTACCAGAAGACGATCAAAGCGAGGCGATCAGGAAGTCAAGAAAGTCGAAAAAGTAAATGTAGACAACGACGTGAGAAACGTTGAACGTTTGTCAAAAGAGTGGTTGTTTCTCTTAGTCAAGCACAAGGTTCATGGATGGAACCTGCCAACAACTGACCTCTACCACGGAGAAGGCCTTAGACAG ACATTGAAGCGGATTTGTGTTGAGCAACTGggaaatgaatataaccCATATTTTATCGGGTATGCCCCGTTCTTATACAGAACAATTCCATTTGACAAACTAGACGAACAAATAGATATCAAGGGTAACAAA GTATTCTATTTCAGAGCCAGACATATACCAGGCACAACATTAAACATTAACACTGAAGATAACCATATAATAGACCACGCCTGGTTTACATTGGAAGAAGTTGCGAACAAAGTCAACGATCATAGGCTAATTCAAGCACTGCCAATACTGCAAAATGGCGTTCCATAA
- a CDS encoding Nnucleolar protein Nop52 family protein encodes MDDQTVQKLCHMLASCEESTRSQALNSISELFSEVTCLVDELTLLKLTKALYFMLWLTDKPLKVRKVAVTIADSQSHFVDRRNRFAFFDALFKSMSMEWPNLDKNRVDKMLLFVRIVLAALLELLNNGKWDLNEINRFNDIVLNKEGIFHKRSAGLAFQFIQVFFEEFEANRVEFDKTNSWSELSAIGYLHLMKPFLHLTLLNDNRHLMKTLYMYVLSRAADIAGAPTDGYKVLLNRFSQASFASKYNVKLVLEPLLEQYSKIDCSDDELDAHAKEAVASMEASINDAGNNHVKTRKTKKSDVAEEEDVAPSLVDVTDELEADDYSIDEEDDGYISLAEAFTPRKSNRKFGKHLKEIATLDTLRKYLLSSKQDKHHLLDKLNSPRLRRQMTLLSLHNIRLLNPDRRFKCARKLHRIMTITDTVQNMPSKRRSIDVAKALHNIKHAKPEKSIVRKRKSKVTEPKHVVFNLKNNQVATIPKKAKSTLTMPMWY; translated from the coding sequence ATGGATGATCAAACTGTGCAGAAGCTATGCCACATGTTGGCTAGTTGCGAGGAGTCAACTCGATCGCAGGCCCTCAACAGTATCTCCGAATTGTTCTCTGAGGTCACATGTCTTGTGGACGAGTTAACTTTACTAAAGCTGACTAAGGCTTTATATTTCATGCTATGGTTGACGGATAAACCTCTAAAAGTTAGGAAGGTTGCTGTCACCATTGCTGATTCTCAATcacattttgttgataGACGCAATAGATTTGCATTTTTCGATGCTTTATTTAAGTCCATGTCCATGGAGTGGCCTAATCTGGACAAGAATCGTGTAGACAAGATGCTATTGTTCGTTCGTATAGTTTTGGCTGCACTATTGGAGCTACTTAACAACGGAAAATGGGACTTGAATGAGATTAATCGCTTCAATGATATCGTATTGAATAAAGAAGGCATATTTCACAAACGCAGTGCTGGATTGGCATTTCAATTTATTCAAGTATTTTTTGAAGAGTTTGAGGCCAACCGTGTTGAATTTGACAAAACAAACTCGTGGTCTGAGTTAAGTGCTATTGGTTACCTCCACTTAATGAAACCATTTCTGCATCTTACATTGCTGAATGACAATCGCCATTTGATGAAGACCTTATATATGTACGTATTAAGTCGTGCTGCTGATATCGCTGGTGCTCCTACGGATGGCTATAAGGTCCTGTTGAATAGATTTTCTCAGGCTTCATTCGCcagtaaatataatgtgAAGTTGGTCTTAGAACCCTTACTAGAGCAGTATAGTAAAATAGACTGCTCTGACGACGAGCTGGACGCCCATGCTAAGGAGGCGGTAGCATCCATGGAGGCATCAATTAATGATGCCGGCAACAACCACGTTAAAACCCGTAAAACTAAGAAAAGTGATGTTGCTGAGGAGGAAGACGTTGCCCCGAGTCTAGTGGATGTAACCGATGAATTGGAAGCTGATGACTACAGCATAGATGAGGAGGATGACGGTTACATCAGCCTTGCTGAAGCCTTTACTCCGCGTAAAAGTAATCGTAAATTCGGCAAACATTTGAAAGAAATTGCTACTTTGGACACACTTCGGAAGTACCTGCTGTCTTCTAAGCAAGACAAGCATCATCTATTGGATAAGCTGAATTCACCCAGATTAAGAAGGCAGATGACGCTATTGTCGTTACATAACATAAGGCTATTGAATCCTGACCGCAGGTTCAAATGTGCTCGCAAGTTGCACAGGATTATGACTATCACGGATACTGTTCAAAACATGCCTAGCAAACGTCGTTCCATTGACGTTGCAAAGGCACTTCACAACATTAAGCATGCAAAGCCGGAGAAATCTATTGTCCGCAAGCGCAAAAGCAAGGTCACTGAACCCAAACACGTTGTCTTCAATTTAAAAAACAACCAAGTCGCCACCATACCCAAGAAGGCAAAGAGCACCCTCACCATGCCGATGTGGTATTGA
- a CDS encoding elongation factor Tu GTP binding domain containing protein — MAAGGRYESYESDDSYTYTDDDAYDYDDFVVSGQKKTKSAGAKTQGYNKSHTTATKTNSKQLQPKPSGTVYHGSESNASYATGDSSTVAPLDKLTGKNKAVTRTQAVQSGTITSLNVVVCGRVDVGKSTLLGHLLTLLGAVDSRLLRESDMAWILDQGEDERARGITIDPTKASAIINLREPSESNAGSPTEEMAVTYPVNVKIDFIDTPGHHDLIANLVKGASFARAAIVVVDILDFLKEDKYGYFEQHLFILWALGVREFIICVNKVDRLEDVQMYKEAESRVKELTKPFTGSTSITIIPTSGLNGINLVKRDDSWGSGTSLVEALRQVARKTVRGSHTQNSIMTPPDAIVGHIFDMWENSKKQVGCSCFMETKIRTPSKLVSLPSGNPVTCSEMSSLLPTNQCDVSEPIPDNDTDLSSLMTQMKLTKASSAYAYDFVDNMILRDQEVQALAGDRLLVDKGTFGSIRSGLAFISETQRVICQVFVSPKARHRLTLGFDLEVFIGCFQRSGAVLSVWERATTGTWKRLTSLGPGKEGVLLLQLIAPVYVQSLPLENAKSVAPDMVASTEAQRPWIPLLSRILLKVGPDVIAGGIIVNKTP; from the coding sequence ATGGCAGCCGGAGGGCGCTATGAATCCTACGAAAGCGATGATAGCTACACATATAccgatgatgatgcttATGATTACGATGATTTCGTAGTCAGCGGGCAAAAGAAGACTAAATCAGCGGGAGCAAAGACCCAGGGATATAACAAATCGCATACAACAGCCACTAAAACGAACTCTAAACAACTGCAACCTAAGCCATCTGGCACTGTATATCATGGTAGCGAATCAAATGCTTCGTATGCCACTGGAGATTCCAGTACTGTAGCTCCACTAGACAAGTTGACTGGAAAGAATAAAGCAGTAACAAGAACACAGGCCGTCCAATCAGGTACGATTACATCCTTAAATGTAGTGGTCTGTGGGCGAGTAGATGTAGGAAAATCTACTCTATTAGGACACCTACTGACTTTGCTAGGAGCAGTAGATTCCAGATTACTTAGAGAGAGCGACATGGCCTGGATCCTAGACCAAGGTGAAGATGAAAGAGCCCGTGGGATAACTATAGATCCGACAAAAGCGTCCGCTATTATAAACTTGAGGGAACCTAGTGAAAGTAACGCAGGATCGCCAACGGAAGAAATGGCTGTCACTTATCCTGTGAACGTGAAAATAGATTTTATCGATACTCCAGGACACCATGATTTAATAGCAAACCTGGTTAAAGGCGCATCATTTGCAAGAGCAGCTATAGTAGTGGTGGATATTTTGGACTTTTTAAAAGAAGATAAATATGGCTACTTTGAGCAACACCTTTTTATTTTGTGGGCGTTAGGAGTTCGCGAATTTATCATTTGCGTGAACAAAGTGGATAGATTAGAAGATGTCCAGATGTACAAAGAGGCTGAAAGCCGGGTTAAAGAGCTCACAAAACCATTTACTGGGTCAACGTCTATCACTATTATACCCACATCAGGATTAAATGGAATTAATCTAGTTAAACGTGATGATTCATGGGGATCTGGAACTTCACTGGTAGAAGCTTTGCGCCAGGTTGCTCGTAAGACAGTGAGAGGAAGTCATACACAAAACAGTATAATGACGCCTCCCGATGCTATCGTAGGCCACATTTTTGATATGTGGGAAAATTCCAAGAAGCAGGTTGGATGTTCCTGTTTTATGGAAACTAAAATACGTACCCCCTCTAAGCTGGTGTCCTTACCAAGTGGTAACCCGGTGACCTGCAGTGAAATGTCCAGCCTGCTGCCAACAAATCAATGTGATGTGTCAGAGCCAATACCGGATAATGACACGGACTTGTCATCACTTATGACTCAGATGAAGCTCACCAAGGCCTCTTCAGCATATGCGTACGACTTTGTTGATAACATGATATTGCGTGACCAGGAAGTACAAGCGCTTGCAGGTGATCGGTTGTTAGTTGACAAGGGTACTTTCGGGAGTATTCGCTCGGGACTCGCTTTCATTAGTGAGACCCAACGGGTAATCTGCCAGGTGTTCGTGTCTCCAAAAGCACGCCATAGGCTGACACTAGGCTTCGACCTTGAGGTTTTCATCGGTTGCTTCCAACGATCTGGAGCAGTACTGTCAGTATGGGAGCGCGCAACTACCGGTACCTGGAAGCGACTTACATCACTCGGCCCTGGTAAGGAAGGTGTATTGCTGCTACAACTTATAGCACCAGTATACGTCCAATCACTGCCCTTGGAGAATGCAAAAAGCGTTGCTCCTGATATGGTGGCTAGCACAGAAGCACAACGTCCATGGATACCACTACTCAGTAGAATACTTCTTAAGGTCGGCCCTGATGTCATAGCAGGAGGCATAATAGTTAACAAAACACCCTAA
- a CDS encoding Ankyrin repeats (3 copies) family protein: protein MAKDVNGWFSLWTRTTESGDQENEAIGADSSKESSDDDVSNVEASNCITLGYRFCPNITEFDLSGMTGYNLLGDEYTMTSQLLRDCDPNMAHVHTPCRSTADNHTPHTSRSTGFHTNGIDRLLNQAWVNEETLRDVVTRYHLDISLPMHEVLSAQERIENMSQSASDIPRLINFIYSDTRDHVNDFLSQGDRTRMARTRAFMDEGAETPGSHNGNANNAIWSYVIEHLEPFLDLHSLLMLRQTCRVLYRHCYQLNPNQELCFRGFAGYDMDIVLTEVFPLAIKVLNIPHDAKLSLDFSTCHNLKDISLIQMLLNRIGPHTNSSIHNLCKRMKSISLDYCNQLTDSGLEILLGTRLPYLEILSIVCCRNENISGVPFCKLLSIENWPNFRHFNCSFSNVTLEPIEAVGKFINNVVNDHSRLDTPHGSCRSILLGYAPTPDTDESDAGTKSSPVGSVSTDVAPPDAYRTASPLSNCKLEILGSRGGRMFLDKHGFETELMAFAKAVKTKDTKLCSSLTRRVQRKLEELGNHSNDPCLKLLLHRGSELLVNCPIVQYDSDSCTDVWTLPISVTVTKDDLNTCNLLIRRGARVNVWNYSGKSPLYRACEMGRPKFVKLLLRMQQAPIPLGDSDLSPLSICIKMRHTQFLAQLIAAGIPVNIKSPHVRTFKSPLYVACEAGSIASIRMLLENGADTNWLYHGRISVTMMAYTKDSSWLPLFVQYGAGKSLKKRAVLTDVLSCAISNNDLNAIHLLIDAYPDLLQRQHNVWSNPVIQAARIGRYDVLKTLLEKGADINQTDVNRVSAVHIAAEEEQVKCLSMLIENNANLNGQDSNGRTPLYLAVVENKATSAAMLLDNKCNPNIAEYTNGETPLMAAIRTRNERLAMMILDRAQKLKLEIADTMGRSACIYALYFDLVAVGEAILNRYLQHIPKANVTEIRWFAAIYQDRITSNWSNGKELRRYVNRYRRLNEKDIRENGISFAGKWRNTFMGRWVDQLRGIFTIQTK, encoded by the coding sequence ATGGCTAAGGACGTGAATGGATGGTTTTCGCTATGGACCCGTACTACGGAGTCGGGGGATCAGGAGAATGAAGCCATTGGCGCCGATTCTTCGAAAGAAAGTAGCGATGATGATGTATCTAATGTTGAAGCCAGTAATTGCATTACACTTGGCTACAGGTTCTGCCCTAATATTACAGAATTCGATCTATCCGGTATGACAGGTTACAACCTGCTGGGTGACGAGTACACGATGACATCGCAACTATTACGTGATTGTGATCCCAATATGGCACATGTACATACACCATGTCGAAGTACTGCGGATAACCACACTCCGCACACCAGTAGGTCTACGGGCTTCCATACCAATGGTATAGACCGTCTATTGAACCAGGCATGGGTCAATGAAGAAACATTAAGAGATGTGGTAACCAGGTACCATCTCGACATTAGTCTGCCTATGCACGAGGTACTAAGTGCACAGGAAAGAATTGAAAATATGTCTCAATCGGCCTCGGACATTCCGCGACTGATTAATTTCATATATTCCGATACACGCGACCATGTTAACGATTTCCTGTCCCAAGGCGATCGCACAAGAATGGCAAGGACACGCGCCTTCATGGACGAAGGGGCTGAAACCCCGGGGTCTCACAATGGGAATGCAAACAATGCCATATGGTCATATGTTATTGAACATCTGGAGCCATTCCTCGACTTGCACAGCCTTTTAATGCTACGGCAGACCTGCCGAGTGCTTTACAGGCACTGTTACCAGTTGAATCCAAACCAAGAGCTTTGTTTCCGTGGTTTTGCAGGGTATGACATGGATATAGTCCTAACAGAGGTGTTTCCACTTGCAATTAAAGTGCTAAACATCCCTCATGATGCAAAGTTGTCGTTGGACTTTAGCACGTGTCATAATTTAAAAGATATATCGTTGATACAGATGCTATTAAACCGTATTGGCCCACATACTAACTCTAGCATACACAATCTATGCAAACGAATGAAGTCAATATCCCTGGACTACTGTAACCAACTGACTGATAGTGGTCTTGAGATCCTACTGGGCACTAGGTTACCATACCTCGAAATATTGAGCATCGTTTGCTGCAGGAACGAGAATATATCAGGTGTTCCATTTTGCAAGCTTTTGAGCATAGAAAACTGGCCAAATTTCAGGCATTTTAATTGTAGCTTCAGTAATGTGACATTGGAGCCCATAGAGGCTGTGGGTAAATTCATAAACAACGTGGTTAATGATCACAGCCGGCTGGACACGCCTCACGGTTCCTGCAGGAGTATACTCCTAGGGTATGCGCCTACTCCAGATACTGATGAAAGCGACGCCGGTACCAAGTCGTCACCTGTGGGTTCAGTTTCAACCGATGTGGCACCTCCGGATGCTTACAGAACTGCATCGCCACTGTCCAATTGTAAGCTAGAAATCCTAGGGTCTCGGGGTGGCCGTATGTTCCTAGATAAACACGGCTTTGAGACTGAGCTCATGGCATTCGCAAAAGCTGTTAAGACCAAGGATACCAAGTTATGTTCGTCGTTAACAAGACGCGTCCAAAGAAAGCTTGAGGAACTTGGTAACCACAGTAACGATCCGTGTCTCAAGCTATTGTTGCACAGGGGCTCTGAACTGTTGGTCAACTGTCCAATTGTCCAATATGACAGCGACAGCTGTACTGATGTGTGGACCTTGCCCATATCGGTCACAGTTACTAAGGACGATCTAAACACTTGCAACCTGCTAATACGTCGCGGAGCACGTGTTAATGTCTGGAACTACAGTGGTAAAAGCCCACTGTATAGGGCATGTGAAATGGGAAGACCCAAGTTTGTAAAGCTATTGCTTAGAATGCAACAGGCACCTATACCACTGGGTGATAGTGATCTATCCCCCCTCAGCATATGCATTAAAATGCGCCATACGCAATTCCTAGCGCAGCTTATAGCCGCTGGGATACCGGTAAATATAAAGAGTCCACATGTACGAACATTTAAGTCGCCACTGTACGTAGCCTGCGAGGCAGGAAGCATCGCATCTATTCGTATGTTACTGGAAAATGGAGCCGATACCAATTGGCTATATCATGGACGCATTAGTGTAACTATGATGGCTTACACCAAGGATAGTTCCTGGCTGCCTTTGTTTGTGCAATATGGAGCCGGTAAGTCCTTGAAGAAAAGAGCGGTGCTCACGGACGTATTAAGCTGTGCCATCAGTAATAACGACCTGAATGCAATACACTTGCTTATAGACGCATATCCAGACTTACTGCAGCGACAGCATAACGTGTGGTCCAATCCTGTAATACAAGCGGCCAGGATAGGCAGATACGACGTACTCAAAACGTTGCTAGAAAAGGGTGCTGATATAAACCAAACTGATGTTAACAGGGTAAGTGCAGTGCATATAGCAGCAGAGGAAGAACAAGTTAAGTGTCTATCGATGCTAATTGAGAATAACGCCAACCTAAATGGACAGGACTCCAATGGGAGAACGCCACTATACCTCGCAGTGGTGGAGAACAAGGCAACATCGGCCGCTATGCTTTTGGATAACAAGTGCAATCCTAACATTGCagaatatacaaatggCGAGACGCCATTAATGGCGGCTATACGCACACGCAACGAACGTTTGGCAATGATGATACTGGATAGAGCCCAAAAACTTAAACTGGAGATAGCAGATACCATGGGCAGAAGTGCATGTATATACGCGCTATACTTCGACCTTGTCGCGGTGGGAGAGGCTATCTTGAATAGGTACCTCCAACacatacccaaagccaatgttacagaaatacGATGGTTCGCTGCTATATACCAGGATAGAATAACATCAAACTGGTCTAATGGAAAGGAACTTAGGCGCTATGTAAACCGATATAGAAGACTCAATGAGAAGGACATTAGAGAAAACGGCATATCCTTCGCAGGGAAGTGGCGCAACACCTTCATGGGCCGCTGGGTAGACCAGCTCAGAGGAATATTCACCATCCAAACCAAATAa
- a CDS encoding NifU-like domain containing protein, which yields MSFVLNAFQRLLRSPVRYTCHGVFRPLNNETMNSSSLVTCSRRYLSTRERAVVPSSYSEADLEVVDSIKLLIDKRIAPVVRQDGGDVSFISYDPETGFVYVRLSGACVGCAQSDITLKHMIQGTLCHYLDDVTGVMNCDEEGFVISSTDEDSDY from the exons ATGTCGTTCGTGTTAAATGCCTTCCAGAGGTTGTTGCGTTCTCCCGTCAGATATACATGCCACGGTGTATTTAGACCGTTAAATAATGAAACTATGAACTCTTCAAGTCTGGTTACATGTTCACGGCGCTACTTATCGACAAGAGAACGTGCAGTGGTACCCAGCAGTTACAGTGAAGCTGATCTTGAAGTAGTGGATTCAATCAAGCTTTTGATTGACAAGCGCATTGCTCCGGTGGTAAGACAGGACGGTGGCGATGTGtcatttatatcatatgATCCGGAAACTG GGTTTGTTTACGTACGCCTTAGCGGTGCTTGTGTAGGCTGTGCCCAAAGCGACATTACACTAAAGCACATGATACAGGGTACGCTGTGCCACTACCTAGATGATGTCACTGGTGTCATGAACTGTGACGAAGAAGGCTTTGTAATATCGAGCACAGACGAAGACAGTGATTACTAG